In the genome of Olsenella profusa DSM 13989, one region contains:
- a CDS encoding phasin family protein, with translation MSAFDDLGEGVRKIFLAGVGAVALSAEKSQQLVNDLVKKGELTVEEGKALNEELRHHASKASSDASDALLRAKLRSMTAEERAAWLAHAQSIADGIDAAPTKVPVEDGSASTETQD, from the coding sequence ATGAGTGCCTTTGACGATCTGGGCGAGGGTGTGCGCAAGATCTTCCTGGCCGGTGTCGGCGCCGTCGCCCTGAGCGCAGAGAAGTCCCAGCAGCTTGTGAATGACCTCGTCAAGAAGGGCGAGCTCACCGTTGAGGAGGGCAAGGCGCTCAACGAGGAGCTCAGGCATCATGCCAGCAAGGCCAGCTCCGATGCGTCCGACGCCCTCCTGAGGGCCAAGCTCAGGAGCATGACGGCCGAAGAGCGCGCCGCCTGGCTCGCCCACGCGCAGAGCATCGCGGACGGCATCGACGCCGCCCCCACCAAAGTCCCCGTCGAGGATGGGTCTGCCAGCACCGAGACGCAGGACTAG
- a CDS encoding HAD family hydrolase: MQSALTERLRSKRLVVFDFDGTLADTRPAIVAIAREVLMEHGLPEERLKDVGKLVGPPFPQAFTMVFGYSAEEARVITNEYRALYWRAGARAWPLFDGVGELLRAIRASGRLLATASSKRQALLERCIRDDGVFDLFDLVWGKQHDDRGTKAETLAEVLGRLEVPAEDAVMVGDRHFDVEAARDNDVACIGVEYGHTAEPGELADAGAVRVVGSVRELGDVLLGA, encoded by the coding sequence GTGCAGTCAGCCCTGACAGAGAGACTTCGCAGCAAGCGCCTCGTGGTCTTCGACTTCGACGGTACCCTCGCCGACACGAGGCCCGCCATCGTGGCCATCGCCCGGGAGGTGCTCATGGAGCATGGGCTTCCCGAGGAGCGTCTCAAGGACGTCGGCAAGCTCGTAGGGCCGCCCTTCCCCCAGGCCTTCACCATGGTCTTCGGCTACTCCGCAGAGGAGGCCCGGGTCATCACCAACGAGTACCGTGCCCTCTACTGGAGGGCGGGCGCCCGGGCTTGGCCCCTCTTCGACGGTGTGGGGGAGCTACTCAGGGCCATCCGTGCCTCGGGTCGTCTTCTGGCCACGGCGAGCTCGAAACGCCAGGCGCTCCTGGAGCGCTGCATCAGGGATGACGGGGTGTTCGACCTCTTTGACCTGGTGTGGGGCAAGCAGCATGACGATAGGGGCACCAAGGCCGAGACGCTTGCGGAGGTGCTGGGGCGCCTGGAGGTGCCTGCCGAGGACGCCGTCATGGTGGGCGACCGCCACTTTGACGTCGAGGCCGCCCGCGACAACGACGTGGCATGCATCGGGGTGGAGTATGGCCATACGGCAGAGCCCGGCGAGCTCGCGGATGCCGGAGCCGTCCGCGTGGTGGGATCCGTGCGTGAGCTGGGGGACGTCCTGCTTGGTGCGTAG
- a CDS encoding 3-phosphoglycerate dehydrogenase family protein yields the protein MRYVMVLDNIAKDITRDGVADLGEGYEKTDDISTADAVLVRASDIHGLDLGASVRCVARSGAGVNNIPLEECAERGIVVFNSPGGNSNAVKELVVGMMLANSRNVLGSIDWVRANARNPDIVRAAERTKKAFVGHEVAGRKVGVVGLGAVGSKVANALIHLDMDVYGYDPYLSVEHAWQLSRNVKRVDSLEELCHGADYVTLHVPSKEDTVYMMDAPQLKLMNPGGMLINYARADVIDEDDVADALESGQLGTFVCDFATPKTVRMPHAIITPHMGACTNEAEENCARMAVSEMRDYLELGTIRNSVNYPDCDMGPIRGGGRFAALHANVPNMIGQISAVIAASSVNIERMRNEAQGKNAYTLVETDAPLDRETYDRLRAIEGIYRVRVITPAITSHRE from the coding sequence ATGCGTTACGTAATGGTACTGGACAACATCGCCAAGGACATCACGCGCGATGGCGTGGCCGACCTGGGCGAGGGATACGAGAAGACGGACGACATCTCAACGGCCGATGCCGTCCTTGTGCGCGCAAGCGACATCCACGGCCTCGACCTGGGTGCCTCCGTCCGTTGCGTGGCGCGCTCCGGCGCGGGTGTCAACAACATCCCCCTCGAGGAGTGCGCCGAGCGCGGCATCGTGGTCTTCAACTCACCGGGCGGCAACTCGAATGCCGTCAAGGAGTTGGTCGTGGGAATGATGCTTGCCAACTCGAGGAACGTCCTTGGCAGCATCGACTGGGTGCGCGCCAACGCACGGAATCCCGACATCGTACGCGCGGCCGAGCGCACCAAGAAGGCCTTCGTGGGACATGAGGTCGCAGGCCGCAAGGTGGGCGTCGTGGGGCTCGGGGCCGTTGGCTCCAAGGTGGCCAATGCCCTCATCCACCTGGATATGGACGTCTACGGCTATGATCCCTACCTGTCCGTGGAGCACGCCTGGCAGCTCTCGCGCAACGTGAAGCGCGTGGACAGCCTCGAGGAGCTCTGCCACGGCGCGGACTACGTCACGCTGCACGTCCCCTCCAAGGAGGACACCGTCTACATGATGGACGCCCCCCAGCTCAAGCTCATGAACCCGGGTGGCATGCTCATCAACTATGCCCGCGCCGATGTCATCGACGAGGATGATGTCGCCGACGCGCTCGAGAGTGGTCAGCTGGGCACGTTCGTCTGCGACTTTGCCACGCCCAAGACCGTCAGGATGCCACACGCCATCATCACGCCCCACATGGGCGCCTGCACGAACGAGGCGGAGGAGAACTGCGCCCGCATGGCGGTGAGCGAGATGAGGGACTACCTCGAGCTGGGCACCATCAGGAACTCCGTCAACTACCCCGACTGCGACATGGGCCCCATCCGCGGCGGCGGTCGCTTTGCGGCCCTCCACGCCAACGTGCCCAACATGATTGGCCAGATCTCCGCCGTCATCGCCGCATCGAGCGTCAACATCGAGCGCATGAGGAACGAGGCGCAGGGCAAGAACGCCTACACCCTGGTGGAGACCGACGCCCCGCTCGATCGCGAGACCTATGACAGGCTTCGTGCCATCGAGGGCATCTACCGCGTGCGCGTCATCACTCCCGCGATCACGAGCCACAGGGAGTAG
- the serC gene encoding 3-phosphoserine/phosphohydroxythreonine transaminase encodes MTRVHNFSAGPAALPVPVLEQCAREMLDYQGSGMSVMEMSHRSALYQSIFDDAEATLRRVMGIPDGYRVLFLQGGAWLQFAGIPLNLMRHRRAGYVVSGNWSRSAYGEACRYGEAELLASSEDTGFDRVPAFPTSVHQDLDYVYVCQNETVFGTMMRTLPQTGDVPLVADVSSCFLSQPLDVGRFGLVYAGAQKNAGPAGTTIVIVRDDLIQKGPAIDACPTYLNYRVQAARGSMLNTPNCWGIYVSGKVFHWVEDEGGLAAMERRNWEKVNLLYDYLDQSALFRGTVRREDRSISNVCFGTGSQELDNAFVEGAAERGIVNVKGHRLVGGMRASCYNAVSRESVEALLAYMGDFEAAHAA; translated from the coding sequence ATGACACGAGTGCATAACTTCTCAGCAGGACCCGCTGCACTACCCGTGCCCGTCCTCGAGCAATGCGCACGCGAGATGCTCGACTACCAGGGCAGTGGCATGTCGGTCATGGAGATGAGCCATCGCTCTGCACTCTATCAGTCCATCTTCGACGACGCGGAGGCGACGCTCAGGCGCGTGATGGGCATCCCCGACGGCTACCGGGTGCTCTTCCTACAGGGGGGTGCCTGGCTGCAGTTTGCCGGCATCCCCCTGAACCTCATGCGCCACCGGAGGGCGGGCTATGTGGTCTCGGGCAACTGGTCGAGGAGCGCCTACGGGGAGGCCTGCCGCTACGGAGAGGCCGAGCTTCTGGCCTCGAGCGAGGACACGGGCTTCGACCGGGTGCCCGCGTTTCCGACCAGCGTGCACCAGGATCTCGACTACGTCTATGTCTGCCAGAACGAGACCGTGTTCGGCACCATGATGCGCACCCTGCCCCAGACGGGCGACGTCCCCCTCGTGGCGGACGTCTCGAGCTGCTTCCTGAGCCAGCCTCTGGACGTGGGCCGCTTTGGGCTCGTCTATGCGGGCGCACAGAAGAACGCGGGCCCCGCCGGCACCACCATCGTCATCGTGCGCGACGACCTCATCCAAAAGGGCCCCGCGATCGATGCCTGCCCCACCTACCTGAACTACCGGGTGCAGGCGGCCAGGGGCTCCATGCTCAACACGCCCAACTGCTGGGGCATCTACGTCAGCGGCAAGGTGTTCCATTGGGTCGAGGACGAGGGCGGGCTCGCCGCCATGGAGCGTCGCAACTGGGAGAAGGTCAACCTCCTGTACGACTATCTGGATCAGAGCGCGCTCTTCCGGGGAACGGTGCGCAGGGAGGACCGCTCGATCTCCAACGTCTGCTTCGGGACCGGCTCCCAGGAACTGGACAATGCCTTCGTGGAGGGCGCCGCAGAGCGTGGCATCGTCAACGTCAAGGGGCATCGCCTGGTGGGAGGCATGCGTGCGAGCTGCTACAATGCCGTCTCACGCGAGTCGGTGGAAGCGCTGCTCGCCTACATGGGGGACTTCGAGGCCGCGCACGCGGCATGA